One stretch of Chryseobacterium fluminis DNA includes these proteins:
- a CDS encoding 2-hydroxyacid dehydrogenase, translating to MKILLLDKNHPLITEQLLAKNFILEEDFTSSYDEVCRKIQNYEGVIIRSRIPLDKNFLENAKNLKFIARVGAGMENIDIPVAEKLGIQLISSPEGNRDSVAEHAVGMLLILMNRLFIASQEVKKGIWLREENRGDELLGKTVGLIGYGNMGKATAKRFSGFGCTVIFHDLIPGLFDEYATQVSLEELKENADVISLHIPITPETHYLVDAAFISDMKKDFYLINTARGKNVETRSLVNALKSGKIKGACLDVLEYEKSSFENLELENDDLRYLLESEKAIVTPHIAGWTVQSKIKLAQVIVDKITAQFAS from the coding sequence ATGAAGATTCTCCTTTTAGATAAAAACCATCCTTTAATTACCGAACAGCTTTTAGCTAAAAACTTTATCCTTGAAGAGGATTTCACCTCTTCCTATGATGAGGTATGCCGGAAAATTCAAAATTATGAGGGTGTTATCATCCGCAGCAGAATTCCTCTGGATAAAAATTTTCTGGAGAATGCGAAAAATCTGAAATTTATTGCCAGAGTAGGAGCGGGAATGGAAAATATTGATATTCCGGTGGCGGAAAAATTGGGAATCCAGCTCATTAGCTCCCCGGAAGGAAACAGAGATTCTGTGGCAGAACATGCAGTTGGCATGCTGCTGATTTTGATGAACCGGCTCTTTATAGCCTCTCAGGAAGTAAAAAAAGGAATCTGGCTGCGTGAAGAGAACCGCGGCGATGAGTTGCTGGGAAAAACAGTAGGATTAATCGGGTATGGAAATATGGGGAAAGCAACGGCAAAAAGATTTTCGGGATTCGGATGTACGGTTATTTTTCATGACCTGATACCAGGTCTTTTCGATGAATATGCTACCCAGGTTTCATTGGAAGAGTTAAAGGAAAATGCGGATGTCATCAGTCTTCATATTCCGATCACCCCGGAAACCCATTATCTCGTTGACGCTGCATTTATTTCTGATATGAAAAAAGATTTTTATCTCATCAATACGGCGAGAGGGAAAAATGTTGAAACCAGAAGCTTAGTGAATGCTTTAAAATCAGGAAAAATAAAAGGCGCCTGCCTGGATGTGCTGGAATATGAAAAATCTTCTTTTGAAAACCTTGAACTGGAAAATGATGACCTTCGATATCTCCTTGAATCGGAGAAGGCAATAGTAACCCCTCATATCGCAGGGTGGACGGTCCAGAGTAAAATAAAACTCGCACAGGTAATCGTTGATAAAATTACAGCACAGTTTGCCTCTTAA
- a CDS encoding serine hydrolase domain-containing protein, with translation MGMRNFVLILTVFLSLFSCKKKSEAKEDKTESTTSLPNYGNVDLSKVFTKEDAHLPDKASLVRYIDQYYQKIWNAGNLSGGILVAKGDDILYENYRGFGREGHQMPIDKNTPLHVASVSKTMTAMAMMKLIEAGKIKLSDHLTKYFPGFPYPGITVQTLLDQRSGLPKYEYFITKIQPAPAELSKAFITNQDILNMIVKYKPEMARDTDTGFMYCNTNFALLALLIEKVTGISFPQAMKEMVFDPLKMKNTYIFQEKDIPTAAQSFYYGGNKLYPLDRLDLIYGDKNVYTTPRDLYNFSKAMFSKDFLKPELMQMVFSPYSNEKAGMNNYGLGFRMKIFDNGEKLTYHNGWWHGTNSVFAHLLKSKVTIVAIGNAYSNKVYTALALSGLFEDFPAQKDKLNSIMSDGRDTLNSHHEVYGE, from the coding sequence ATGGGGATGCGCAATTTTGTACTTATTTTGACTGTTTTTTTATCACTTTTTTCCTGCAAAAAAAAATCTGAAGCCAAAGAAGATAAAACGGAAAGTACGACTTCGTTACCCAATTACGGAAATGTAGACCTTAGTAAAGTTTTTACCAAAGAAGACGCTCATCTGCCGGACAAAGCGTCCCTGGTAAGATATATAGACCAGTATTATCAGAAAATCTGGAATGCAGGTAATCTGAGCGGAGGGATTCTGGTAGCCAAAGGAGATGATATTCTCTATGAAAATTACAGAGGCTTCGGCAGAGAAGGACATCAGATGCCTATCGATAAAAATACACCTTTACATGTGGCCTCAGTTTCAAAAACGATGACCGCCATGGCGATGATGAAGCTCATTGAAGCCGGTAAGATTAAATTGTCAGACCATCTGACGAAATATTTTCCCGGATTTCCTTATCCCGGGATTACCGTTCAGACATTATTGGATCAAAGAAGCGGGCTTCCCAAATACGAATATTTTATTACTAAAATACAGCCGGCTCCGGCAGAACTTTCCAAGGCTTTTATCACCAATCAGGATATTCTGAACATGATTGTTAAATATAAGCCTGAAATGGCCAGGGATACGGATACAGGATTCATGTACTGTAATACAAATTTTGCTCTGCTCGCGTTACTGATCGAAAAAGTTACGGGAATTTCTTTTCCGCAGGCGATGAAAGAAATGGTTTTCGATCCTTTAAAGATGAAAAATACCTATATCTTCCAGGAAAAAGATATTCCGACTGCAGCCCAGTCTTTTTATTATGGCGGAAATAAGTTATATCCTCTCGACAGGCTGGATCTGATCTATGGTGATAAAAACGTGTACACCACGCCAAGAGATCTCTATAATTTTTCCAAAGCCATGTTTTCAAAGGATTTTTTAAAGCCTGAACTCATGCAGATGGTGTTTTCTCCGTACAGCAATGAAAAAGCAGGGATGAATAATTACGGCCTGGGATTCAGGATGAAAATTTTTGATAACGGAGAGAAATTAACGTACCATAACGGGTGGTGGCATGGAACCAATTCTGTTTTTGCCCACCTCCTGAAATCAAAAGTGACGATCGTAGCCATCGGTAACGCGTACTCTAACA
- a CDS encoding TonB-dependent receptor → MKGFIFLGLTVGSFAFVQAQNTDSLKIREIEAVSFTKRLPVAKEIINVQKDLDSRNLGQDLPILLKNQTSVISTSDAGNGVGYTGFRIRGVAGRGINVMMNGVPFNDSESQGTFFVNVPDLTSSASQIVIQRGVGTSNNGVSAFGASINVISKEPDEKFYVKTDDSYGSFNTYKYSAEVGSGKFWGNRLSVMGRYTHINSDGYVDRASSRLNSYNFTALFEEGNTKIRLMAFGGKEKTYQAWNGIDRNTWETDPTFNYSGAIYDEAGNISSFYDNETDNYRQNHYQLLWEQKFNDRWNLETTLHYTKGKGYYENYKQGDPFSRYNLPDINNEENSDFIRKKWLNNDFYGIVSTLYGKFENLDLNFGAVANQYYGRHFGNVTGVFLPQVDEYEYYRNRSVKNEVAGFAKALIKVNDFEFFGDLQLRHIDYDTRILQEGDGEGGNMNKNWLFFNPKAGVNYRIGNGKVFLSYAHAQREPNRDDLMADPDVKAERLHDFEAGIEKQFGIVSFTANLYYMYYVNQLVLNGELNNVGAFIRTNSGESYRRGIEIGALAKLSKQWELSGNVSLSQNRNLDFKIEDETMVTDLGNTQISFSPDVIANLGLKFNPNKNFQFALMNQYVGKQYLDNTESTNLQLKDYFLTDFNAQYQFKIKNNDIALKLLVNNLFNKKYVNNGAVYDGDPYYFSQAGTNFMFGISWKIQ, encoded by the coding sequence ATGAAAGGATTTATTTTTTTAGGGCTTACCGTGGGCTCTTTTGCTTTTGTACAGGCACAAAACACGGATTCCCTAAAAATACGGGAAATTGAAGCAGTCAGCTTTACAAAAAGACTTCCTGTCGCAAAAGAAATCATTAATGTTCAGAAGGATCTCGACAGCCGGAATCTTGGCCAGGATTTACCGATTCTTTTAAAAAATCAAACCTCTGTTATTTCTACCTCTGATGCAGGAAATGGAGTGGGATATACCGGTTTTAGAATTCGTGGGGTTGCCGGTAGAGGCATTAACGTCATGATGAATGGCGTACCGTTTAATGATTCAGAAAGCCAGGGAACATTTTTTGTCAACGTACCGGATCTCACAAGTTCGGCGTCTCAGATTGTTATTCAGAGAGGAGTCGGAACTTCCAATAACGGAGTTTCTGCATTCGGAGCAAGTATCAATGTAATTTCTAAGGAACCTGACGAAAAATTCTATGTGAAAACAGATGACAGTTACGGCTCCTTCAATACATATAAGTATTCCGCAGAAGTGGGTTCCGGAAAATTCTGGGGAAACAGGCTCTCGGTGATGGGACGGTATACGCATATAAATTCCGACGGATATGTCGACAGGGCTTCATCCAGGCTAAACTCGTATAACTTTACCGCGCTTTTTGAAGAAGGAAATACTAAAATCCGCTTAATGGCTTTTGGGGGTAAAGAAAAAACATACCAGGCGTGGAACGGTATAGACAGAAATACCTGGGAGACGGATCCTACATTCAATTATTCAGGTGCTATTTATGATGAAGCGGGAAATATTTCAAGTTTCTATGATAATGAAACAGATAACTACAGACAAAATCATTACCAGTTGCTGTGGGAACAAAAGTTCAATGACCGCTGGAATTTAGAAACGACACTGCACTATACAAAAGGCAAAGGTTATTACGAAAATTATAAGCAGGGAGATCCTTTTTCAAGATACAATCTACCGGATATTAATAACGAGGAGAATTCTGATTTTATAAGAAAAAAATGGCTTAATAATGATTTTTACGGAATTGTTTCGACTTTATACGGGAAATTTGAAAATCTTGATTTAAACTTTGGGGCCGTCGCCAATCAGTATTACGGCAGGCATTTCGGAAATGTGACCGGGGTGTTTCTTCCTCAGGTTGATGAATATGAATATTACAGAAACCGTTCCGTGAAAAATGAAGTTGCCGGATTTGCCAAAGCTTTAATTAAAGTCAATGATTTCGAATTCTTCGGAGATCTTCAGCTGAGGCATATCGATTATGATACCAGGATTCTTCAGGAAGGGGATGGCGAAGGCGGAAATATGAATAAAAACTGGTTGTTTTTTAATCCGAAAGCCGGAGTGAACTACAGAATCGGAAACGGGAAAGTTTTCTTATCGTATGCGCACGCACAGCGCGAGCCCAACCGGGATGATTTAATGGCAGATCCTGATGTAAAAGCGGAAAGGCTTCATGATTTCGAAGCCGGAATTGAAAAACAGTTCGGAATTGTTTCATTCACTGCGAACTTATACTATATGTATTATGTAAATCAGTTGGTACTGAATGGTGAACTTAATAATGTGGGTGCTTTTATCAGGACAAATTCGGGGGAAAGCTACAGAAGAGGAATTGAAATAGGAGCACTGGCAAAATTATCAAAACAGTGGGAGCTTTCAGGAAATGTAAGTCTTAGCCAGAACAGGAATTTAGATTTCAAGATCGAAGATGAAACGATGGTTACGGATTTAGGAAACACCCAGATTTCTTTTTCACCAGATGTAATTGCCAATCTGGGATTGAAATTCAATCCAAACAAAAATTTTCAGTTTGCTTTGATGAACCAATATGTCGGTAAACAGTATCTGGACAACACAGAAAGCACCAATTTACAGCTAAAGGATTATTTCCTGACTGATTTCAATGCCCAGTACCAGTTTAAGATTAAAAACAATGATATCGCTTTGAAATTACTGGTGAATAACCTTTTCAATAAAAAATATGTGAACAATGGAGCGGTTTATGATGGCGACCCGTATTATTTTTCTCAGGCAGGGACCAACTTTATGTTTGGGATCAGCTGGAAAATCCAGTAA
- a CDS encoding acyl-CoA thioesterase: MAKVKKASESLTIMTNIVLPNETNSLRNLFGGELLAKMDRCASISAARHCERRVVTASVNHVSFHHPIPEGGVVVLESKVSRAFSTSMEVYVDVWLDDPINQKKVHSNAGIYTFVAVDEFNRPIPIPEMIPETEEEKERFAAAFRRKELSLILSGRMKPLESVELKKLFQDPKEDQ, from the coding sequence ATGGCAAAAGTAAAAAAAGCGTCAGAATCTCTGACCATTATGACCAATATTGTACTTCCTAATGAAACCAATTCTCTAAGAAACCTTTTCGGAGGTGAACTTTTGGCAAAAATGGACCGTTGTGCGTCTATTTCAGCGGCAAGACATTGTGAAAGGAGAGTCGTTACCGCTTCGGTCAATCACGTATCATTTCATCATCCGATTCCTGAAGGAGGTGTTGTGGTTTTGGAATCTAAAGTCTCAAGAGCTTTTTCAACTTCCATGGAGGTGTATGTAGATGTTTGGCTGGATGATCCTATCAATCAGAAAAAAGTACATTCCAATGCCGGAATTTATACTTTTGTAGCGGTAGACGAATTTAACCGCCCGATTCCAATTCCGGAAATGATTCCTGAAACGGAAGAAGAAAAAGAACGTTTTGCCGCGGCTTTCAGAAGAAAAGAGTTATCACTGATTCTTTCCGGAAGAATGAAGCCTCTGGAGTCTGTCGAATTGAAAAAACTTTTCCAGGATCCAAAGGAAGATCAATAA
- a CDS encoding HU domain-containing protein, producing MNISAYILDYLKQFGTVTVPNFGVFYLEKSKAIINSENGSILPPSSQIAFTSDYGLQSDDLAAYIAGQKQMSLEASKTDLQIQTDFWKKKLQADQAVDIQNLGTIFIEDGHTHFRGNRLPSDHPDFYGLEEIKISDINSTGKPVQIVSSESDYKFKKSILWIFLIVLPVLGLLFLAYTQQELLFGEKSFDNVSVKTKTHRIVKDTIKINVHTPPVQDSVKKDSAVKPADIKVKTQPIQKQH from the coding sequence ATGAATATTTCAGCTTACATTTTAGATTATCTGAAACAATTCGGAACGGTGACTGTTCCGAACTTTGGCGTTTTCTATCTGGAAAAATCCAAAGCAATTATTAATTCTGAAAATGGGAGCATCCTTCCTCCTTCCAGCCAGATTGCTTTTACTTCAGACTACGGACTGCAGTCAGATGATCTGGCGGCCTATATTGCAGGCCAGAAGCAGATGTCACTTGAGGCTTCAAAGACAGATTTGCAGATTCAGACCGATTTCTGGAAAAAAAAGCTTCAGGCCGACCAGGCTGTGGATATTCAGAACCTCGGAACTATTTTTATTGAAGACGGGCACACCCATTTCAGAGGAAATAGGCTGCCATCTGACCATCCGGATTTTTACGGATTGGAGGAAATCAAAATTTCAGATATCAATAGTACGGGAAAACCTGTACAGATTGTTAGTTCTGAAAGTGATTACAAATTCAAAAAATCGATCTTGTGGATTTTTCTGATTGTACTACCGGTGTTAGGGTTGCTGTTTTTGGCCTATACCCAGCAGGAGCTGCTTTTCGGGGAAAAATCTTTCGATAACGTGTCGGTAAAAACCAAAACACACAGAATCGTAAAAGATACGATCAAGATTAATGTACATACTCCGCCTGTTCAGGATTCTGTAAAGAAAGATTCGGCAGTAAAACCTGCTGATATCAAGGTGAAGACTCAGCCCATTCAAAAACAACACTAA